One Sporomusaceae bacterium ACPt DNA window includes the following coding sequences:
- the cheB_3 gene encoding Protein-glutamate methylesterase/protein-glutamine glutaminase yields MHGENMQKRKKILLVEDSRLIAQIVEDFFRKCGYETKTAATGEEAVQKISGGFLPELILMDIELAGEMDGIEAARRILKFWDIPVVFLTANTSGEILAKIKEVKAYGFVLKGTDKYALLSTVEMALKLHEANANAKMFERLFENSLHELYIFHPKSLKIVAVNRAARKNLGYTAEELNTMTPLGLKPEFDRESFPKLLSPLFNGEQEQILFETAHRRKDGSLYPVEINLQLFNYSGEKLCLALVADLTERKRLEEDLQEQETTLSAIMGSARDAIVMLDGPGNVAFWNSAAWSRLSGTSAPALLSAATSGLKY; encoded by the coding sequence TTGCATGGTGAGAATATGCAAAAAAGAAAAAAGATACTGCTGGTGGAGGACAGCCGCTTAATTGCTCAGATTGTAGAGGATTTCTTCCGCAAATGCGGTTATGAGACAAAAACCGCCGCTACAGGAGAAGAAGCGGTGCAAAAAATAAGCGGCGGCTTTTTGCCGGAGCTGATTCTGATGGATATTGAATTGGCGGGGGAAATGGACGGCATAGAGGCTGCCCGCAGGATACTTAAATTTTGGGATATTCCCGTGGTATTTCTCACCGCCAACACATCCGGGGAAATTCTTGCGAAAATAAAAGAGGTTAAGGCTTATGGGTTCGTACTAAAAGGTACGGATAAATATGCGCTGCTATCCACGGTGGAAATGGCGCTGAAACTTCATGAAGCAAACGCCAATGCCAAAATGTTTGAGCGGCTTTTTGAAAACTCTCTGCATGAACTCTATATTTTTCATCCGAAGTCCTTAAAAATCGTTGCCGTAAACCGAGCTGCCAGAAAAAACCTGGGATATACAGCCGAAGAACTGAACACAATGACTCCTCTCGGCCTCAAACCGGAATTTGACAGGGAGAGTTTCCCAAAACTCCTTTCCCCTCTCTTTAACGGGGAACAGGAGCAGATCCTGTTTGAAACAGCACACCGCCGGAAGGACGGTTCTCTGTATCCTGTGGAAATAAATTTACAGCTTTTCAATTACAGTGGAGAAAAATTATGCCTGGCACTGGTGGCTGACCTGACGGAACGCAAGCGGCTGGAGGAGGATCTGCAGGAACAGGAGACGACTTTAAGCGCCATTATGGGCTCGGCACGGGACGCCATCGTCATGCTTGACGGGCCGGGGAACGTCGCTTTTTGGAATTCGGCTGCGTGGAGCCGCTTGTCTGGAACCAGCGCACCGGCTTTGTTGTCGGCGGCCACCAGCGGCTTAAAGTATTGA
- a CDS encoding IS1380 family transposase ISDre2 — MEKPREVWLDFDDSVVTVFGEQGESAVGYNPRYHGRRSYKVKVAFISGTGELVYSKLYDRKTASNGQFREFLEETLAKLDQGF; from the coding sequence GTGGAAAAACCACGTGAGGTATGGCTGGATTTTGACGATAGTGTAGTGACTGTCTTTGGTGAACAGGGAGAATCAGCGGTAGGGTATAATCCCCGTTATCATGGCCGCCGCTCGTACAAGGTTAAGGTGGCTTTTATTTCCGGTACAGGAGAATTGGTGTATTCGAAACTCTACGATAGGAAAACAGCAAGCAATGGTCAGTTTCGTGAATTTCTCGAAGAAACGCTGGCCAAACTTGATCAAGGATTTTAG
- the xerC_2 gene encoding Tyrosine recombinase XerC, whose translation MDRGRQRLQYFNSKQRLAAIHSFARYVQAETPENMFHCKEILDIPFKKKKSEPISLAIKNSNAFAKLYRHTKAMHLLQAGVNIVYIKDILGHVDISTTEIYARADTEMKRVALEKVNNIESPSVASWTNDTDLLSWLKDYGKAKP comes from the coding sequence ATGGATAGAGGAAGACAGAGGCTGCAGTATTTCAACTCGAAACAACGTTTAGCCGCAATACATTCGTTTGCCAGATACGTACAGGCCGAAACCCCTGAAAATATGTTTCATTGCAAGGAGATTCTTGATATTCCGTTCAAAAAAAAAAAAAGCGAGCCAATTTCCCTTGCTATCAAAAACAGCAACGCTTTTGCAAAACTATATAGACACACAAAAGCTATGCACTTGCTTCAAGCGGGAGTTAACATTGTTTATATCAAAGACATTCTCGGGCATGTTGATATCAGTACAACGGAAATTTACGCTCGTGCTGATACTGAAATGAAAAGGGTCGCACTTGAAAAAGTCAACAATATTGAGTCGCCATCAGTAGCATCATGGACAAACGATACGGATTTACTTTCCTGGTTGAAAGACTACGGGAAGGCCAAACCTTAG
- the kaiC gene encoding Circadian clock protein kinase KaiC → MDKLKTGIKNFDNILSGGIPVYSLNIISGSPGSGKTILVQNIIFNSARDGLKSLYLTTISESQFKMVRHLQEFEFFSDDFLGDKFIYGDLGAVLRKQGTEKVLAYLTEMIKKHQPNILVIDSFKAIRDIFPDEKTFKAFVFDLAAALSVWEVTVFLIGEYEEKELTQLSEFAIADGIFHLYGQGEKRFQKRYLRILKMRGTHFEQGEHLFQISSAGIEVYPRIKPEGKGLQYEVRSGRKGFGITELDEMLSGGLKEGTITLISGGTGTGKTALALKFLLDGAEKGEKGLVLSFEEPVVQLIDNVRSLGWELDKYLADGRLDIRFISPIELDVDKHAFEIMDMVGENRVDRLVIDSISSFESSVIDLQKYKDYLWALGQQLKRRHVTTIFTVLNEDLFSPVVVTKAQISLMTDNIIILRYVEDDSNVKKVLGILKARGTNHNKDFREYEITPNGINILGKLDRANMLR, encoded by the coding sequence ATGGACAAACTGAAGACAGGCATAAAAAATTTTGATAATATTCTTTCCGGCGGCATACCTGTATATTCTCTTAATATCATTTCCGGCTCTCCGGGCAGCGGAAAAACGATACTTGTTCAAAACATTATTTTTAACAGTGCAAGGGACGGCCTCAAAAGTTTATACCTGACAACCATATCTGAATCACAATTCAAAATGGTAAGGCATTTGCAGGAGTTTGAGTTTTTTTCGGACGATTTTCTGGGGGACAAGTTTATTTACGGTGATCTGGGAGCTGTTCTGCGCAAACAGGGCACTGAGAAGGTTCTTGCATACCTTACCGAAATGATCAAAAAACATCAACCCAATATACTTGTAATTGACAGTTTCAAGGCCATAAGAGATATCTTTCCGGACGAGAAAACTTTTAAGGCTTTTGTTTTTGATCTGGCAGCCGCTTTATCGGTATGGGAGGTTACCGTGTTTCTCATCGGCGAGTATGAAGAAAAAGAACTGACTCAATTAAGCGAATTTGCCATTGCTGATGGGATTTTTCACCTTTACGGCCAGGGAGAAAAGAGGTTTCAAAAAAGGTATTTGCGTATTCTGAAGATGAGGGGGACCCATTTTGAACAAGGGGAGCACCTGTTTCAAATCAGCTCTGCGGGGATAGAAGTGTATCCGAGGATAAAACCAGAGGGTAAAGGGCTTCAGTATGAGGTCAGGTCGGGGAGAAAAGGATTCGGAATCACAGAACTGGATGAAATGCTGAGCGGTGGGTTAAAAGAAGGAACTATTACGCTCATTTCCGGCGGTACGGGTACGGGCAAAACCGCTCTTGCTCTTAAATTCTTACTTGATGGAGCTGAAAAAGGAGAAAAGGGATTAGTCCTTTCTTTTGAGGAACCCGTTGTTCAACTTATAGATAACGTCCGTAGTCTGGGATGGGAGCTGGATAAATATCTGGCTGATGGCAGACTCGATATCAGGTTTATCTCGCCAATAGAACTGGACGTAGACAAGCATGCTTTTGAAATAATGGACATGGTCGGAGAAAATAGGGTAGATAGGCTTGTTATTGACAGCATATCTTCTTTTGAAAGCAGCGTTATTGATTTACAAAAGTATAAAGATTATCTGTGGGCATTAGGCCAGCAGCTCAAAAGGCGGCATGTTACCACAATATTTACCGTACTGAACGAAGATCTCTTTTCACCGGTAGTAGTAACTAAAGCTCAAATATCCTTAATGACAGATAATATAATTATCCTGCGGTATGTGGAAGATGATTCAAACGTTAAAAAAGTTCTTGGAATCCTTAAAGCCCGCGGCACCAACCACAACAAGGATTTTAGGGAGTATGAGATTACCCCGAATGGAATAAATATTCTCGGTAAATTAGATAGAGCAAATATGCTAAGATGA
- the rsbT gene encoding Serine/threonine-protein kinase RsbT has translation MDDKNFDDIVINVHDYDMVLKIKDESDIAVSRQMAKSFAQKNNFSLADITKIATTVSELSRNIYRYAKEGQIYIKKKEKELDKDVSIEIVAYDRGPGIENVERALAGGYTTSERSLGLGLSGVKRLMDRFYIVSEVGKGTIVVLEKRRRGF, from the coding sequence ATGGACGATAAAAATTTTGATGATATCGTAATAAATGTTCATGATTACGATATGGTTTTAAAGATAAAAGACGAAAGCGACATAGCCGTTTCCAGGCAGATGGCAAAAAGTTTTGCCCAGAAAAACAATTTTTCGCTTGCCGACATCACAAAAATAGCCACAACCGTATCGGAACTTTCAAGAAACATATACAGGTATGCAAAAGAAGGACAAATTTACATAAAAAAGAAAGAAAAGGAACTAGATAAAGATGTATCAATAGAAATTGTTGCATACGACAGGGGGCCTGGGATAGAAAATGTGGAGCGGGCCTTAGCCGGAGGCTATACAACGTCCGAAAGGAGCCTGGGTTTGGGCTTGTCCGGGGTAAAAAGGCTTATGGACAGGTTTTATATAGTGTCTGAAGTAGGCAAGGGGACTATTGTGGTTTTGGAAAAGAGGAGGCGGGGGTTTTGA
- the rsbS gene encoding RsbT antagonist protein RsbS, with the protein MKNRVVPTIKLYDYLIVPIQIELDDSTIEKLQMQLLHEISERKIRGIIIDVSMVDVMDSYISFVLSETAAMAKAMGCYTVICKIQPQVALTLAQMGIKLKDVFTANSLEGAIDILNRLD; encoded by the coding sequence ATGAAGAATAGGGTTGTGCCGACAATAAAGCTTTACGATTATCTGATTGTTCCTATACAGATTGAACTCGATGATTCAACAATTGAAAAGCTCCAGATGCAGTTGCTGCATGAAATAAGCGAGAGAAAAATCCGGGGAATAATTATAGATGTAAGCATGGTAGATGTAATGGACAGTTACATATCATTTGTGCTTTCGGAGACTGCTGCTATGGCCAAAGCCATGGGCTGTTATACAGTAATCTGCAAAATTCAGCCACAAGTGGCCCTTACACTTGCACAGATGGGCATAAAGCTGAAGGATGTTTTTACAGCAAACAGTCTGGAAGGTGCAATTGATATACTGAACCGGCTTGATTAA